In a single window of the Flavobacterium sp. W4I14 genome:
- a CDS encoding putative dehydrogenase (product_source=COG0673; cath_funfam=3.40.50.720; cog=COG0673; pfam=PF01408; superfamily=51735), whose translation MENSRRKFIKQSAIFAAATYAGTMGMSAKSYGRIIGANDRVRVGVVGFSDRFKDTLLPCFLNHSKELNFDIVGLSDLWNYRRDLGIAHLKAKFGHDIKACRNNDELYATKDLDAVIISTADFQHALHTIEAVKANCDAYVEKPFAETMDDAKAAFKAVKASKQIVQIGSQRRSGENYTNAAKFIQDGKFGPITAVDLVWNVNQPGRWRRPDLVAKLKEEDIDWKRFLLNRPTEAFDPRKYLEYRLFWPYSSGMPGQWMSHQIDTVHWFTNLKHPRSVVANGGIYTWKDGRRNWDSMVAVFDYGQPDTTDGFQVTFTSRMQNSVGDVGEVYYSNGGELNLITNKVSPKGGLKEREAAAMGLKANLLPEFDLSKTEIKAATGANMGGDSLTSGHMRNWMECVRSRKTPNAPVEAGYSHSIANIMTNAAVRTGAKAIFDESRQEVIANGKVFKY comes from the coding sequence ATGGAAAATTCCAGAAGAAAATTTATTAAGCAATCGGCAATATTTGCTGCAGCAACCTATGCAGGTACCATGGGCATGAGCGCCAAAAGTTATGGACGTATCATCGGTGCAAATGATAGGGTACGCGTGGGCGTTGTTGGATTTTCTGATCGCTTTAAAGACACCCTTTTGCCTTGTTTCCTGAACCACAGCAAGGAACTCAATTTCGATATCGTTGGCCTTTCTGATTTATGGAACTACCGTAGAGATTTAGGAATTGCCCATTTAAAAGCAAAATTTGGTCACGACATTAAAGCCTGTCGCAACAACGATGAACTTTATGCCACAAAAGATCTTGATGCCGTAATTATCAGCACCGCCGATTTTCAGCATGCACTTCACACCATAGAGGCCGTAAAAGCCAATTGTGATGCTTATGTAGAAAAACCCTTTGCCGAAACCATGGATGATGCCAAAGCCGCATTTAAAGCCGTAAAAGCCAGCAAACAGATTGTACAGATTGGCTCGCAAAGAAGGAGTGGAGAGAATTATACCAATGCAGCAAAATTTATTCAGGATGGAAAATTTGGGCCGATAACCGCTGTAGATTTAGTATGGAATGTAAACCAGCCAGGCCGATGGCGCAGACCAGATTTAGTAGCCAAATTAAAAGAAGAAGATATCGATTGGAAAAGATTCTTATTGAACCGCCCAACCGAAGCCTTCGATCCAAGAAAATATTTAGAATACCGCTTGTTCTGGCCATATTCCTCAGGTATGCCAGGGCAATGGATGTCGCACCAGATTGATACCGTACACTGGTTTACCAATTTAAAACATCCGCGAAGTGTAGTGGCAAACGGAGGTATTTACACTTGGAAAGATGGCCGTAGAAACTGGGATTCGATGGTTGCCGTATTCGATTATGGTCAGCCAGATACAACAGATGGTTTTCAGGTTACCTTTACGTCAAGAATGCAGAATAGTGTGGGCGATGTGGGCGAGGTTTACTATTCTAACGGTGGTGAGCTGAATTTAATTACCAATAAAGTATCGCCAAAAGGTGGTTTAAAGGAGAGAGAAGCTGCAGCCATGGGCTTAAAAGCCAATCTTTTGCCTGAGTTTGATTTAAGTAAAACTGAAATTAAAGCGGCTACAGGAGCCAATATGGGAGGCGATTCTTTAACATCTGGCCATATGCGCAACTGGATGGAATGTGTGCGTAGTCGTAAAACACCAAATGCACCTGTTGAAGCTGGTTATTCACACTCCATTGCCAATATCATGACCAATGCTGCGGTACGAACAGGTGCAAAAGCAATTTTCGATGAAAGCAGACAAGAAGTAATCGCAAACGGAAAAGTATTTAAATATTAA
- a CDS encoding Uma2 family endonuclease (product_source=COG4636; cath_funfam=3.90.1570.10; cog=COG4636; pfam=PF05685; superfamily=52980), translating to MSKPIPYPVLNDDEPVRQFNELDASLTYSYSNYLNWLFPERVELIKGKIFKMSPAPSRVHQEVSINLLNPIVNFLKGKPSKVYSAPFDVRFPKESKADKDVYTVLQPDICVVCDKSKLDARGCIGAPDLVIEILSPGNTKMELLNKYRVYEEFGVKEYWVVSQSDQSILIYTLNDSGKFQPSKIFTHSEKITSSVLTGFELELDDVFEDID from the coding sequence ATGTCTAAGCCTATTCCATATCCGGTTTTAAACGATGATGAGCCCGTAAGGCAATTCAATGAACTTGATGCGTCATTAACTTATAGCTATTCTAATTATTTAAACTGGCTTTTTCCTGAAAGAGTAGAACTGATTAAAGGTAAAATCTTTAAAATGAGTCCTGCGCCATCAAGGGTGCATCAGGAAGTTTCTATCAATTTATTAAATCCTATAGTCAATTTTTTAAAGGGTAAACCCTCCAAAGTTTATTCTGCACCGTTCGATGTCCGTTTTCCTAAAGAAAGTAAAGCTGATAAAGATGTATATACGGTATTACAACCCGATATTTGTGTTGTTTGTGATAAAAGCAAACTAGATGCCCGCGGCTGCATCGGTGCTCCCGATCTTGTTATAGAAATTTTATCTCCTGGCAATACCAAAATGGAACTGCTTAATAAATACCGCGTTTACGAAGAATTTGGTGTTAAAGAATATTGGGTGGTTAGCCAAAGCGATCAAAGCATCCTCATTTACACCCTTAATGATTCGGGCAAATTTCAGCCTTCTAAAATATTCACCCATAGCGAAAAAATAACTTCATCGGTATTAACAGGTTTTGAATTGGAATTAGATGATGTTTTTGAGGATATCGATTAA
- a CDS encoding Cd2+/Zn2+-exporting ATPase (product_source=KO:K01534; cath_funfam=2.70.150.10,3.40.50.1000; cog=COG2217; ko=KO:K01534; pfam=PF00122,PF00702; superfamily=56784,81653; tigrfam=TIGR01525; transmembrane_helix_parts=Outside_1_45,TMhelix_46_68,Inside_69_74,TMhelix_75_97,Outside_98_111,TMhelix_112_134,Inside_135_274,TMhelix_275_297,Outside_298_311,TMhelix_312_334,Inside_335_607,TMhelix_608_627,Outside_628_630,TMhelix_631_653,Inside_654_660) produces MSHSHDKEDSCCSSKVDPAPKHNHDHAHEEGDEHDHDHGGDPSAFQTYLPAIVTLVMLLIGIAFDNLFTVPAFQIIRPYWYIIAYLPVGIPVLREVWETFKAKDFFTEFSLMSIATIGAFAIGEYPEGVTVMLFYTIGELFQMAAVNRAKRNIKALLDVRADVAHVFRNGKYQDVNPEKVEIGEIIQVKAGEKIPLDGELVSDKSSFNTAALTGESKPRTIIKGESILAGMLNLDKVIEVKVTKAFADSALSRILEMVQNATTRKAKTELFIRKFAKIYTPIVFFLALALVTIPILVLGSEYHFQTWLYRSLVFLVISCPCALVISIPLGYFGGIGAASAHGILFKGSNFLDLITKLNTVVMDKTGTLTKGVFKVQKVESSIDEATFLNLLTAVEAKSTHPIAKAIVEYAGQKEIHPAENIEEIAGMGLKGSVNGKAVLAGNAKLLAKFNIAFDAKITAIEESIVVVAVDEKYVGYVLIADEIKEDAAEAIKQLHENGIKQVVMLSGDKTSIVKKVAAGLGIDTYFGDLLPEDKVVRLEEIKRDKSKVVAFVGDGINDTPVLAISDIGIAMGAMGSDAAIETADVVIQTDQPSKIATAVKIGKATKKVVIQNIVLAFAVKALVLILGAGGIATMWEAVFADVGVALLAILNAVRIQKMKF; encoded by the coding sequence ATGAGCCACTCACACGATAAAGAAGATAGCTGTTGCAGCAGTAAAGTAGATCCCGCTCCAAAACATAACCACGATCATGCACACGAAGAAGGCGACGAACACGACCACGACCATGGTGGAGATCCGTCGGCCTTTCAAACTTATCTGCCAGCCATTGTAACATTGGTTATGCTGCTGATCGGAATTGCGTTTGACAATCTTTTTACGGTTCCTGCATTTCAGATCATCCGGCCTTATTGGTATATAATAGCTTATTTACCTGTGGGTATTCCGGTTTTACGCGAGGTTTGGGAAACTTTTAAAGCTAAAGATTTCTTTACTGAATTCTCTTTAATGTCTATCGCTACAATCGGTGCCTTTGCCATTGGCGAATACCCAGAAGGGGTAACGGTGATGCTTTTTTATACCATTGGCGAATTGTTTCAAATGGCTGCAGTAAACCGTGCCAAAAGGAATATTAAAGCTTTGCTCGATGTCCGCGCGGATGTAGCACATGTATTCCGTAATGGAAAATACCAAGATGTTAATCCCGAAAAGGTAGAAATTGGCGAAATCATACAAGTAAAGGCTGGTGAGAAAATCCCCTTAGATGGAGAACTGGTCAGCGATAAAAGCAGTTTTAATACCGCCGCTTTAACGGGCGAAAGTAAACCGCGTACGATTATTAAGGGGGAATCGATTTTGGCCGGAATGCTTAATCTGGATAAAGTAATTGAAGTAAAAGTAACCAAGGCTTTTGCCGATAGTGCATTGTCGCGCATTTTGGAAATGGTTCAGAATGCCACTACGCGTAAAGCTAAAACCGAACTCTTTATTCGCAAGTTTGCTAAAATATATACACCAATTGTTTTCTTTTTAGCCCTCGCGCTGGTTACTATCCCGATTTTGGTTTTAGGAAGCGAATATCATTTCCAAACCTGGTTGTACCGTTCGCTGGTTTTCCTGGTCATATCTTGCCCTTGTGCGCTGGTGATTTCCATCCCTTTGGGTTACTTTGGTGGCATTGGTGCTGCATCGGCACATGGAATTCTTTTTAAAGGCTCTAATTTCCTTGATTTAATTACCAAGCTGAATACTGTTGTAATGGATAAAACGGGAACCTTGACAAAAGGTGTTTTTAAGGTTCAGAAAGTAGAAAGCAGTATCGATGAGGCAACGTTTTTGAATTTATTAACTGCCGTTGAAGCAAAATCAACCCATCCAATTGCCAAGGCCATTGTAGAATACGCAGGCCAGAAAGAAATTCATCCCGCCGAAAATATTGAGGAAATTGCTGGAATGGGCTTAAAGGGATCGGTAAATGGCAAAGCGGTTTTGGCAGGGAATGCAAAGCTTTTAGCGAAATTTAATATTGCCTTTGATGCCAAGATTACAGCTATTGAAGAAAGTATTGTGGTTGTTGCCGTTGACGAAAAATATGTAGGATATGTTTTAATTGCCGATGAAATAAAAGAAGACGCCGCAGAAGCTATCAAACAGCTTCATGAAAACGGAATAAAACAGGTTGTGATGCTGAGCGGTGATAAAACTTCAATTGTTAAAAAAGTCGCAGCAGGTTTAGGTATAGATACTTATTTTGGCGATTTATTACCTGAAGATAAAGTAGTCAGGCTTGAAGAAATTAAAAGGGACAAAAGTAAGGTGGTAGCTTTTGTTGGCGATGGAATAAATGATACGCCTGTTTTGGCCATTAGCGACATTGGTATTGCCATGGGGGCAATGGGAAGCGATGCTGCTATTGAAACAGCTGATGTAGTTATCCAAACCGATCAGCCTTCTAAAATTGCAACTGCCGTTAAAATCGGAAAGGCAACTAAAAAGGTTGTGATCCAGAATATCGTATTGGCATTCGCGGTAAAAGCATTGGTTTTAATTTTAGGTGCGGGCGGTATTGCCACCATGTGGGAAGCTGTTTTTGCCGATGTTGGTGTTGCACTTTTGGCCATTTTAAATGCAGTGAGGATACAGAAAATGAAGTTTTAG
- a CDS encoding valyl-tRNA synthetase (product_source=KO:K01873; cath_funfam=1.10.287.380,1.10.730.10,3.40.50.620,3.90.740.10; cog=COG0525; ko=KO:K01873; pfam=PF00133,PF08264,PF10458; superfamily=47323,52374; tigrfam=TIGR00422) — MSISTKYNPAETEDKWYSYWLSKKFFHSEPDEREPYTIVIPPPNVTGVLHMGHMLNNTIQDVLIRKARMQGKNACWVPGTDHASIATEAKVVAMLKEQGINKKDLSREEFLKYAWEWKEKYGGIILEQLKKLGASCDWDRTRFTMEEDLSEAVIDSFIHLYKKGWIYRGIRMVNWDPAGKTAVSDEEVIRKEVNQKLYYIRYTIVGNTTSDSGLQTPDYLVVATTRPETIMADAAICINPNDERFTHLKGKKVFVPLINHEIPVIEDEYVDIEFGTGCLKVTPAHDLNDYELGVKHKLPVTDILNDDGTLNELAVILVGEDRFVARKKIAKMLEEAGHLDKVEDYKSQVGFSERTDAAIEPKLSMQWFVKMKEMAQPALDDVLNGEVNLIPNKFENTYRHWMENVRDWNISRQLWWGQRIPAWYDDKGNWVVAKTKDEALEEFWKKKHLDESCSETEKAGFKNQLEPFLRQDDDVMDTWFSSWLWPISVFDGFKNPENKDINYYYPTNDLVTAPEILFFWVARMIMAGHEFMGKKPFTNVYLTGIVRDKLGRKMSKSLGNSPDPIGLIEKYGADAVRVGMLMSSPAGNDLMFDESYCEQGRNFASKIWNAFRLVKGWEVDENLANPNTQAISWFENRFNEALVEIEANFKQYRLSEALMITYKLVWDDFCAWYLEMVKPAYQQPIDSESFKATVGFFENIIKLLHPNMPFLTEELWHDDLFAERGEMDCCIVAEFPKGGAFDAQLLKDAEVIKTVVAEIRNVRNQKQISPKEALPLSIKINSDLDYEKWLNIVFKLANVSEAEIVNDKIVGATAFMAGKDEFFIPLTENIDVEAERERLNADLVYLQGFLKSVDAKLSNERFVQNAKPEIIANERNKKADAEAKIKIIEESLAVLG; from the coding sequence ATGAGCATATCCACCAAGTACAATCCTGCAGAAACAGAAGATAAATGGTATAGCTATTGGCTATCGAAGAAATTTTTCCACTCCGAACCCGATGAACGCGAACCTTACACCATCGTCATTCCGCCTCCAAATGTTACGGGTGTGCTGCACATGGGGCATATGCTTAACAATACCATTCAGGATGTATTGATCCGTAAAGCCCGTATGCAAGGCAAAAATGCATGTTGGGTACCTGGAACTGATCATGCCTCTATTGCTACCGAAGCAAAAGTGGTGGCGATGTTGAAGGAGCAGGGGATTAACAAAAAAGACCTTTCTCGTGAAGAATTTTTGAAATATGCCTGGGAGTGGAAAGAGAAATACGGTGGTATTATTTTAGAACAGTTAAAGAAACTGGGTGCAAGTTGCGATTGGGACCGTACCCGTTTCACGATGGAAGAAGATCTTTCTGAAGCAGTGATCGATTCATTTATCCACTTGTACAAAAAAGGATGGATTTATCGCGGTATCCGTATGGTAAATTGGGATCCTGCCGGTAAAACTGCGGTTTCTGATGAAGAAGTAATCCGTAAGGAAGTAAATCAAAAACTATATTATATTAGATATACCATTGTAGGCAATACGACTTCGGACTCCGGACTTCAGACTCCCGACTATCTTGTTGTAGCTACAACCCGTCCGGAGACGATTATGGCCGATGCAGCAATCTGTATCAACCCGAACGACGAGCGTTTTACACATTTAAAAGGTAAAAAGGTTTTTGTACCGCTGATTAATCATGAAATTCCGGTTATTGAGGATGAATACGTTGATATTGAGTTTGGTACAGGTTGTTTAAAGGTTACGCCAGCGCATGATTTAAATGATTATGAACTGGGTGTAAAACACAAGTTACCAGTTACCGATATCTTAAATGATGACGGAACTTTAAATGAATTAGCGGTCATTTTAGTAGGCGAAGACAGGTTTGTTGCCCGTAAAAAAATCGCCAAAATGCTGGAAGAGGCTGGTCATTTGGACAAAGTTGAAGATTATAAATCTCAAGTTGGTTTTTCTGAACGTACTGATGCCGCTATCGAACCAAAACTTTCCATGCAATGGTTTGTGAAGATGAAAGAAATGGCACAGCCAGCTTTGGATGATGTATTGAATGGAGAAGTAAACCTGATTCCAAATAAATTTGAAAATACGTACCGCCATTGGATGGAAAATGTCCGCGATTGGAACATTAGTCGCCAGCTGTGGTGGGGACAGAGAATCCCGGCCTGGTACGATGATAAAGGAAATTGGGTGGTTGCCAAAACTAAAGATGAAGCATTAGAAGAATTCTGGAAGAAAAAACATTTGGATGAAAGCTGTTCAGAAACAGAAAAAGCTGGTTTCAAAAATCAGTTAGAGCCGTTTCTAAGACAGGACGACGATGTGATGGATACCTGGTTTTCGTCATGGTTATGGCCGATTTCAGTTTTCGATGGCTTTAAAAATCCTGAAAATAAAGACATCAATTATTATTATCCAACCAACGATCTGGTTACGGCGCCTGAAATTTTATTCTTCTGGGTGGCTCGTATGATTATGGCCGGACATGAGTTTATGGGTAAAAAACCCTTTACAAATGTATACTTAACAGGTATTGTACGCGATAAATTAGGCCGTAAAATGTCTAAATCGTTGGGTAACTCACCTGATCCGATCGGATTGATCGAAAAATATGGTGCCGATGCGGTTCGTGTGGGGATGTTAATGTCGTCACCTGCCGGAAACGATTTAATGTTTGATGAAAGTTACTGCGAACAGGGACGTAATTTCGCCAGCAAAATCTGGAATGCTTTCCGTTTGGTAAAAGGATGGGAAGTTGACGAAAACTTAGCGAACCCAAATACCCAGGCCATATCCTGGTTCGAAAACCGCTTTAACGAAGCTCTGGTAGAAATTGAAGCTAACTTTAAACAATACCGCCTATCAGAAGCATTAATGATCACTTACAAACTGGTTTGGGATGATTTCTGTGCCTGGTATTTAGAAATGGTTAAGCCAGCTTATCAGCAACCGATTGATTCGGAGAGTTTTAAAGCTACAGTCGGTTTCTTCGAAAATATCATCAAATTATTACACCCGAACATGCCCTTCTTAACTGAAGAGCTGTGGCATGATGATCTGTTTGCCGAACGTGGAGAAATGGACTGCTGTATTGTTGCCGAATTCCCGAAAGGCGGGGCTTTTGATGCTCAATTATTGAAAGATGCGGAGGTAATTAAAACCGTTGTTGCCGAAATTAGAAATGTTAGGAACCAGAAGCAAATTTCTCCTAAAGAAGCGTTGCCTTTAAGTATCAAAATAAATTCTGATCTTGATTATGAAAAATGGTTGAACATTGTTTTCAAATTGGCCAATGTATCAGAAGCGGAAATTGTAAACGATAAAATTGTTGGCGCAACTGCTTTTATGGCTGGCAAAGATGAATTTTTTATCCCGCTGACAGAAAATATCGATGTAGAAGCAGAACGTGAGCGTTTAAATGCCGATTTAGTATATTTACAGGGCTTTTTAAAGTCGGTTGATGCTAAATTGAGCAACGAACGCTTTGTACAGAATGCAAAACCGGAAATTATTGCAAACGAACGGAATAAAAAAGCCGACGCTGAAGCTAAAATCAAAATTATTGAAGAAAGTTTAGCGGTTTTAGGATAG
- a CDS encoding hypothetical protein (product_source=Hypo-rule applied), with product MMCSRNLLCIFSCLLLFIVSCKKESDKEEELKYPISLNYKSYSRGKMRMWTRDGEVLDQPKITNFAGNAFVNSFDADFYQIKFTKPDSAEIRYPGALEGFWTYKVKDSANIDFKGDVHLFSGNVFGNQASLDRSFLIYRTSIYTQPVRVISQPTSIPSVIYRADLGFKATGNKKALTIPGYLYKLRLYNRAALSSGHLFGDFNDRFLNELQDRDTLLIQTTTNNWRL from the coding sequence ATGATGTGCTCTCGAAATTTATTATGCATCTTTTCCTGCCTGTTATTATTTATTGTTTCCTGTAAAAAAGAAAGCGATAAGGAAGAAGAACTGAAATATCCGATTTCCTTAAATTATAAATCTTATAGTAGGGGAAAAATGAGGATGTGGACCAGAGATGGTGAAGTTCTGGACCAACCGAAAATTACTAATTTCGCGGGAAATGCCTTTGTCAATTCTTTTGATGCAGATTTTTATCAGATAAAATTTACCAAACCCGATTCTGCTGAAATTAGATATCCAGGCGCATTAGAAGGATTTTGGACTTATAAAGTAAAAGATTCTGCCAATATTGATTTTAAGGGAGATGTTCATCTATTTTCTGGGAATGTGTTCGGAAACCAGGCATCACTAGACCGGTCTTTTTTAATATATAGAACGAGTATTTATACCCAGCCTGTGAGGGTAATCAGTCAGCCAACATCAATACCTTCCGTTATTTACAGGGCAGATTTAGGATTTAAAGCTACTGGGAACAAAAAGGCCCTTACTATCCCTGGTTATCTTTATAAATTGCGCTTGTATAATAGAGCTGCTCTTTCTAGCGGTCATCTGTTTGGCGATTTCAATGATCGTTTCTTAAATGAGCTACAAGACCGTGATACTTTGCTTATTCAAACAACAACGAATAACTGGAGGCTGTAA
- a CDS encoding hypothetical protein (product_source=Hypo-rule applied; cath_funfam=2.60.120.560; cleavage_site_network=SignalP-noTM; pfam=PF06439; superfamily=49899), which translates to MLNFKKYSILALSLISLSAAAQKAKPLFDGKTLTGWKAVAGAAPYKVEDGMIIGTMTKGTPNSFLITEKEYGDFVLELDVKLEGETTNSGVQTRSHIKPEGNNGKGLVFGRQVEIDPTPRAWTGGIYDEARRLWLYPLELNPSAKPLYKKNEFNHYKIECIGNETKTWVNGTPVAYVIDTLDKSGFIGLQVHGIGNNLDNDGKKVYFKNINIQTEGLKAKAFPKGIYTVNLTPNTLSAYEKSEGYKLLFDGKSNAGWVGAYKTTFPAKGWKIADGIISVEPSGGAESTNGGDIVTKDEYAAFDLSFEFKLTPGANSGVKYFVTLSEKNTGSAIGLEYQVLDDVLHPDAKLGRDGNRTLASLYDLMTSKKEARYLRPIGSWNNGRLVVYPNNKVEHYLNGVKVLEYTRGSEEFRKLVAISKYKDWKNFGEAPKGHILLQDHGNKVDFRTIKIKTL; encoded by the coding sequence ATGTTAAATTTTAAAAAATATAGTATTCTAGCCCTTTCGCTAATCAGTTTATCAGCCGCTGCCCAAAAAGCTAAACCATTATTTGATGGCAAAACCTTAACCGGTTGGAAAGCAGTTGCAGGAGCTGCGCCATACAAAGTTGAAGACGGAATGATTATCGGAACGATGACCAAAGGCACACCAAATTCGTTCTTAATCACTGAAAAAGAATATGGCGATTTCGTTTTAGAACTGGATGTAAAACTCGAAGGTGAAACCACTAACTCGGGCGTACAAACACGCAGCCATATTAAACCGGAAGGAAATAACGGCAAAGGATTGGTTTTTGGCAGGCAGGTAGAAATAGATCCTACACCAAGGGCATGGACCGGGGGGATTTACGATGAAGCCAGAAGATTGTGGCTATATCCTTTAGAACTTAACCCATCGGCAAAACCACTGTATAAAAAGAATGAGTTTAACCATTACAAAATCGAATGTATTGGTAACGAAACCAAAACCTGGGTAAATGGAACACCTGTTGCCTACGTGATCGACACTTTGGATAAATCAGGATTTATTGGTTTGCAAGTTCATGGCATTGGCAATAACCTCGATAATGATGGCAAAAAAGTTTATTTCAAAAATATCAACATTCAAACAGAGGGATTAAAAGCCAAAGCTTTTCCAAAAGGAATTTATACGGTTAATTTAACACCGAATACCTTATCTGCTTACGAAAAATCGGAGGGTTATAAACTTTTGTTCGATGGCAAAAGCAATGCAGGTTGGGTTGGTGCTTATAAAACTACTTTCCCTGCCAAAGGATGGAAAATTGCAGATGGCATTATCAGTGTGGAGCCATCGGGTGGTGCAGAATCGACCAACGGCGGCGATATTGTAACCAAAGATGAATATGCTGCTTTTGATTTGTCGTTTGAGTTTAAGCTTACTCCAGGTGCCAACAGCGGCGTAAAATATTTTGTTACCCTGAGCGAAAAAAATACAGGTTCTGCTATTGGTCTTGAGTATCAGGTTTTAGATGATGTTTTACATCCAGATGCTAAATTGGGCAGAGATGGAAATAGAACTTTGGCTTCGTTATACGATTTAATGACTTCGAAAAAAGAAGCCCGTTATTTACGTCCAATTGGAAGCTGGAACAATGGCCGTTTGGTGGTGTATCCAAATAACAAAGTAGAGCATTATTTAAATGGCGTTAAAGTTTTAGAATATACACGCGGCTCAGAAGAATTTAGAAAACTGGTTGCCATTAGTAAATATAAAGACTGGAAAAACTTTGGTGAAGCACCAAAAGGCCATATCCTATTGCAGGACCATGGAAATAAGGTGGATTTTAGGACCATTAAAATTAAAACATTATAG
- a CDS encoding putative oxidoreductase (product_source=KO:K15977; cog=COG2259; ko=KO:K15977; pfam=PF07681; transmembrane_helix_parts=Inside_1_11,TMhelix_12_34,Outside_35_46,TMhelix_47_69,Inside_70_73,TMhelix_74_93,Outside_94_107,TMhelix_108_127,Inside_128_139), which translates to MIPKNLKIGYAILRVSIAIILLSHSVFGMFDGGINDFGNFYLNKIGFAPYGVAIAWIIKLSHIVCAILLVMNKYIRLACFATIFILIMGIIMVHFKEGWFVVGGGRNGMEYNFFLICVLTAIMFLNADSNNTTQKSKTE; encoded by the coding sequence ATGATTCCAAAAAACCTCAAAATTGGTTATGCCATATTGCGCGTATCAATAGCCATTATTTTATTATCACACAGTGTGTTTGGCATGTTTGATGGTGGAATTAACGATTTCGGAAATTTTTATCTGAATAAAATTGGATTTGCACCCTATGGAGTGGCAATTGCATGGATAATCAAATTATCGCATATAGTTTGCGCCATACTTTTAGTTATGAACAAATATATCCGGCTGGCATGTTTTGCAACAATTTTTATATTGATAATGGGCATTATCATGGTACATTTTAAAGAGGGCTGGTTTGTTGTAGGTGGCGGAAGAAATGGTATGGAGTATAACTTCTTTCTCATATGCGTATTAACCGCTATTATGTTTTTGAATGCTGATTCAAACAATACAACACAAAAATCAAAAACGGAATAA